A stretch of DNA from Limanda limanda chromosome 16, fLimLim1.1, whole genome shotgun sequence:
GGtatttgtttttactcttcCTAAAAATCCAAAGCCCACAGCTATAGCTTAGGAGCTAAATCAAAAAGTAACAAgtaaacacatatatacatttgtGCCTTTGTTAGGAAACTATACTTCCACCAAAGCATTTTTCCTAAATGTTTTATCAGAGATGCCATAAATCCTAgatttttgtaaataaaataaaatgaaataaataaaaacatttataaaagaggGACATTTCCACTATTTACTATTAAATCTGCAAAAGCTTATATGATAAATCACCTTTAAAGTGGACATTCTTTGGCGTGTTCTCCATTTTTTTGTCGTCTTctacttttcttttatcttttatcctcctcttcactctctctctttcagtctgTGTCCAGATTTCCCTCCAGttcttctccttgtgtctgtCTTGTTTGTAGATGtaggggatgaggaggaggcgggCCCTCTCCGCTGCTTCCAAAATTCTCGGGAGAGGTGCAAGTTCCTCGCCCCCTCCATCTCAGTTTCCGTGCCCGAGGACGACCCCTACCACTCCGACGAGGAGTACTATGATCACCCATTGTTCAGCCCAGAGTGGACGCACTCGGGCGCTCGCCCCACAGGGCAGGCTGTGGCCTTTAGACAGATTGAAGGTGAACCACGCATGGTTCCTTTTGCCATTTCCCCCCCTccatctctgctctctctctttctcccttttctcttttaaacacagatttcctcttcttcttcttctgtgatttgatctcctccctccatttctCCTTCGTGCCGTCCTTCCGTCTTTCCGTCCGTCAGTTCGTCTCTTTGtcggtctttgtgtgtgtttgtgtccttgtgATGTTTGTCTGCTCAAAATCTGAGCACTTTCatgttttttgtcatatttagttttttttatgatttatttcacCCAAAGCTGTTGCTACCTATGGTTACCATGCtgatgagtcaaacacatgacATTGAGGTCTCACTAAAGTAGGacaatgttttattgtgaaactctCAATGGAACTAATTCACTTTTGCTTTCAGACCACACGGCCCACAGGGTTACCTTTTCTGACTTGATTAAAGGCCCAGGTGGCTTTAATAGAAATTTCACTTTGCACAAATTTCTCTACCAGTCATCTACCACAGTTCTGTTTAAGTTCATTCCTATTACCTCTCATTCATTTAATTACACTGCACCTCGTCAGACCCTCTATACTCATCTTAAACTACTCTGACACTGTGGCAACAAGGACGATTTTCAGCTCCACATACTCACCAGcgcataaacaaacatatagtCTTATAAAACCTTCTAAACTACatgtatttcttattttattctcttttaaaatactagaCAAAGGatggttgtttttaaattgatggCCCAAAGACGTAGGCAGAAGTTGCTCAGCGTATTTTCGCTTAGGCTACACAATAACATAACTTGGCCATCTGTCAGTTCAAGCCCCTAAATgcattgttattataataaatatgttGCTTGGACAGTTCATCACAATCGATAATATCCTCATTATTACCTCTGTCATTTCCCAATGCCTACACAGAGAAAAGCTGATTCCTTCAATACGTCTCCCCGAGCAGCTTTTCTTATATAGACCAGCATTAGCATAAATCTAAATGACTATATAAATTGCTTTATTTATCATATTAAGTATTTGTACACGAAACACATTCCAAAGAGTTGTCGAGAATATACCATTGCCTGTGAAACTGAATAATGCTTAAATACTGTTAATGCACACTGATTCTGGATCTTGGCCTTCTCTCGAAGCCCCCCACAACCCTCTTCATCAATTCTGAGAAAATCATCttgctgaaatatttattttgatcaaCATCTATATATGTCATACCCAGCGACATTTTATGCTAAGAGTAAAGCAGCACAGTTAAAATCTAGTCCATTCTATGTCAGAAATTTGGGTCACACTGGACCTTAGCTCCTAATAGTTGCATATTCTGAAAGAAGTGCTTTTGCAAGAGTTTATTTATGTTCCATAATTTATAAACAACCCAAGCCACCAAGGAGTTTGGTCAATTTGGATTGAAGGCTTGACTAgtggaagagatggagagaggattGTTATCTTTTTCTTAATCATACagtcaataaaaaaagataatgtATTTCCTAAATGAATGCAAAATGTCATTCACGTTTGAACTTACCTTAGTATATTTAAATGGATTCCTTTCACAAGGGTTACACTTAGCCCCCCAAAAAGAAACATACAAGCATAtacagaattaaaaaaaaaacacactgtatgtgtaATGTACTGTACCTATATGTGTGAACAGGCAAGCACTTAGTCATCTTTTCCCAAAGCTGAAAGTGTCTCGTCAAaagttgtgttctcacataaCCCAAGTCTGTGTTGCCTGTAGTCTTAATGTGTCCCCCTCTCACCCTGTTTTTGATAAGAAGAGACCATGGAGGCTCTTACAGCTGAATACGAGGAGGAggttgaagaggaggaggatgaggaggaggaggaggaggagagtgcagaggcagcagagtCCGAAGCAGCTCTTGATGAGCAGCAATGGAGTGGGGACGAGCCCGAGCTGGACAGCCCCCAAGCTGAGCCCTTAGAGAAGGCAGAGGCCATAGACGAGGCTCAGGACGTAGACCTGGAGCCATCCGAAGCAATTAGTGCTCCTGCAGAAAGCTCtatggacagagaggaggaggaagcagagggtgAGGAGAGCCTTGAGACAGGTGTGTCCTGCCCTCTGCACTCCCTGCCTGCATGTTACAGCATTGTCCAATGTTTAAGAACACCAGATATGTCTAAGGGAACCCGTAAGCTTATAACATGGGCATTAAAATACAGGTGGAATGGCAAGTGATCCTCTCTGTGCTCTGCTGCGGCTGCAAGGCAACACAGGCTTGTTGGTGAAAAGAGTCACATTATTTTTAACTTGGTTTTACTGTGTATCTTTGCgcttgcatttttctttttcttgctgTGATCTTGGGGACGGGCATTTCATATTGGTGTGATAAACTGCTATAAGCCTACAGGTTTTTCATTATATCCAGACATGGCTTGGTGCTAGTATGCCAGTGCTATGCTCTTTTTCTAACCATCAACATGGATCACTCACATTGATATCATAATTCTGTGTAGAGAATTTGCAGGGTAATATGTGTTGGCTGTCTCAGGTTCATTGTGTTACAGTTGTTCTCATCAAGTGcttcactttattttgttttagtcACTGTTAGCTGGTGACAGCATGCAGCATTTCTCTGTCATCACCAGCAAGGCGCTTCTGTATTTGTGCCGATATTGTTTCAAATATGCAATGACATTTGAAAGCCATAATTAACACCTTAAATTAATTTGATGTTCACAAATAATTCTGACCAATGATACATTTTATATGGACAAGGTTAAAAATATTGAATTGCACTTTAAAGAATGACAGAAATGCTATTTCTTTTAGTATatgatgttttgttttagtCACATGGATATCCATCCTATCTGTCATCGCTTGTTTCCCATAAATCAGCATCACAGTCTCCTCATGCCGGTTCCGTCACATACCATGCCATATCCTCATCCATCTGTGAATTGGTGGACCCCCATTAACTCGCCGTACTTCTTCAGTGATGGCCGTATCATTGTGCTGTAAGTTTCTGAGGACGGCTTTGCCTGTTTCTGTAATAATTGCTTTTTCAGTTCCTGCCTTAATATTAATCCCACTCGCAGCATGCCAAAGCAAGTCTTTTTTGTGTTGATGAAAACAGCCAACTTACAGATGTCTTTTCAGCTTTGAAGATGGACTCAGACAAGCAGGGCAGTGGGTCCATGAGCCCAGACAGCATTGGATCAGAGAAACGCCCGGAGGAGTTTTTTGAGCCCCAGGTTCAAAAAGGATTTTTTGCTGGGGAACGAGTTGTACCAGAGAGCCCCACAATGGATATGCCGTCCTTTGTACCTCAAACCCAAGCCAAAGAATCTGCCAAACCACTCACACTTCAGCCTACATATGGTGAGCCAATCACAGTGTCGGAGAAGCAGCCGtcagtggaggtggtggagttCAGCAGCATTGCTGCGTCTTCTGATTTCTGTTCAATGGGAATCAAAGTTCAAGGGGAAGACTCAACAAGAGATGCAAGAGACAGATCTGGAATGTCAGCATATTTTGAAACATCAGCCACAGAGGCTGACAAGGCTCCACAAAGTAAGGGTGAAGGTTATTACGAACTGAGCAGAGCTGGCGAAGACAAGAGTCCAATTGATTCCAGGTCTCAGGAGATAAGTTACAGCACCCTGGCTGGAGCCCAGGATCAAtctgaaagtaaaaaaagtacGACAGATAATACTGGAGTGTTTGCAGTTCCTGACAGGAATAATGAATGCAGGCTGTCCCCAGGTAAACTGGCCTTGGAGCAGAGGAGTTATTCACTTAACATCACCATTGGAGCAATGGATCACAGTGGCCAAGGCCAACCCAAGCACTTCTCCCCACTGGCCACAGATATAATGTCATTCACTAGTGGAAGTCTAGATGAATCAGCAGAGTACCTCCCAGTTACTACACCGTCTGTGGAGAAgcctccatccttccctccccTGATTCTGGAGACTGCAGCCTCCATCACTTCAgattcctcatctcctccaagGACCTGTGAACTAGATTCAAAACCTAGCCCTGAACCAGTGTTGCCTGAATCACCCCAGCTCCACAAGAATACATATAAAAATGGCTCAGTGATGACACAAGACTTGCCTGAGATGCTGGACCTTGCTGGTACCCGTTCAAGACTAGCATCCGAGAACAATGAGCCAGAAATAATCAGAAGAAAGTCAATTCAAGCTGATGTCTCTGCCTTTGCTGATGACCCACTGGCTAGCCTAATTTCAGGGGAACAAAGTCCTGGTCCGGTAAGAAGTGACAGCCAGCTTGAGGAGATGGGTTATTGTGTATTCAGTGAATATTCAGGGCCCATGCCATCCCCTGCAGATATGTTTAGCCCTACAAACCCCTCTGCACAGGTCTTCACCCCCTCTGTTCTGCAGGAGAAAGTGGCTGAACAGGCAAGGAGGCTTGCAGTCAGAGACTCGTCTTTGGAGGATAGCATCCAGCAATTAGCAGCTGCTGAGGTCACTGAGGAGAAAGATCAGAAGCAGTTAGATAGAAAGGTTTCCACCGAAGAAAAAGTCAAGGAGATTGAGGATGGTCAGTTGACTAAATCTGTAAGTGAGCAGAAGAAACTGTCTCCCCTGCACAGTGAGTCTTTTGTGACCCCAACGGTCACAGTGACTCTAGAAGAAGGTGGGAGGTCAGTGAGTGAGACTGAACGACAGGCCAGTGGCGAAGGCTCAGCATCAGAAACCGAGATCGCTGACTATGAGAGGCAGATCCGCAAATTGGAGATGGAGGACAGACCTCTCAGCATGGAGGAGGAACGGGAACTGCAGGAGCTTCGGGAGAAGGTGAAGCTGGTCCACCAGGAGGCCTATGAGGAAGTGGATGCCGAAGATGTGTACCAGTTGACCGGCGTGGCCAAGGACCGAATTGCCAGACCTGTCAAAACTTCACCTGCGTCATCTGTGGAGAGTAACATCGAAGATGATAAGCTGCTCTCCCCTGTGCTCTCACCCTCCAAGCTCAAACAACGAGAGGTTTATGGCTCCCCTAAAAGATCAGTGTCACCAGTAGCAAAAGACGAGAAGGCTAATGAAGAATTACAGAGAAAAGTAAAAGAAGACCACGAGAGGGAAGaagctgaaaagaaaatgaaagaagaggcagagaagaaagcgagagaagagacagaaaggagagagaaagaagagagggagaaagaagaggcagagaagaaagcgagagaagagagggaaaggagagagaaagaagagcgggagaaaaaagaggcagagcagatattgagggaagaaaaagaaaggaaggagaaagaacaaaaagagcTGGAGGCAAAAGAGAAattagagaaagagaagaaagagaaagaggagagagagaggaaagagaaggaagacATGGAGATCCAGGAACGactagagagagaaaaaatggagcgagaggagaaagaaaggaaagatctagaagaaaaagaaagaattgAGAAAGAAGTGAGGGAAAACGAAgcgaaagaaaaaaaagagagggagctaaaagagaaggaagagaaagagaagattgAAAGGGAACTGAAAttgaaggaagagagggagaaagcagAAGAGATGGCCAAAAAGTGTGTTGACAAACCTGGGGAGATAGCAACACAACCAGGTGCTAAAGCAGAAGTGGAggaacagggaggagaggaggacatgtTGGAGAAACCAGGgacagcagctggagcagaagtCACGAAGGAGATCTCTGAGACTCGTGCTGCCATTGAATCAGTGGTGACAGTTGAAGACGATTTCATCACTGTAGTCCAGACCATTGATGAAGCAGAGGAGGCGGGACATAGCGTTCGTTTCTCGGCTCCACCTGAGGCCGAAACCTGTGTCGCTGCCCAGAAAGatcaagaggaggaggaggaggaggaggaagaggaggaatctATGGAGTTGGCCCAGGAAGCTGAAATGGAGGCTGCCAGTCTAGAGGAGGTGGCTGACGTTCCTGAGACCTCTGCCTCCCTCGAAAAGGAG
This window harbors:
- the map2 gene encoding microtubule-associated protein 2, with product MADSRKPEDGAPQWDPSRGQEPAGTHGANGYPSSAFRTCQAGGAHLATSSYSARENGFNGELTGAPAITAEQVSARIVQEVTAEAVAVLKGEQETQRLPSVEDTTNLPPSPPPSPAAEPFGPLEQDVGDEEEAGPLRCFQNSRERCKFLAPSISVSVPEDDPYHSDEEYYDHPLFSPEWTHSGARPTGQAVAFRQIEEETMEALTAEYEEEVEEEEDEEEEEEESAEAAESEAALDEQQWSGDEPELDSPQAEPLEKAEAIDEAQDVDLEPSEAISAPAESSMDREEEEAEGEESLETALKMDSDKQGSGSMSPDSIGSEKRPEEFFEPQVQKGFFAGERVVPESPTMDMPSFVPQTQAKESAKPLTLQPTYGEPITVSEKQPSVEVVEFSSIAASSDFCSMGIKVQGEDSTRDARDRSGMSAYFETSATEADKAPQSKGEGYYELSRAGEDKSPIDSRSQEISYSTLAGAQDQSESKKSTTDNTGVFAVPDRNNECRLSPGKLALEQRSYSLNITIGAMDHSGQGQPKHFSPLATDIMSFTSGSLDESAEYLPVTTPSVEKPPSFPPLILETAASITSDSSSPPRTCELDSKPSPEPVLPESPQLHKNTYKNGSVMTQDLPEMLDLAGTRSRLASENNEPEIIRRKSIQADVSAFADDPLASLISGEQSPGPVRSDSQLEEMGYCVFSEYSGPMPSPADMFSPTNPSAQVFTPSVLQEKVAEQARRLAVRDSSLEDSIQQLAAAEVTEEKDQKQLDRKVSTEEKVKEIEDGQLTKSVSEQKKLSPLHSESFVTPTVTVTLEEGGRSVSETERQASGEGSASETEIADYERQIRKLEMEDRPLSMEEERELQELREKVKLVHQEAYEEVDAEDVYQLTGVAKDRIARPVKTSPASSVESNIEDDKLLSPVLSPSKLKQREVYGSPKRSVSPVAKDEKANEELQRKVKEDHEREEAEKKMKEEAEKKAREETERREKEEREKEEAEKKAREERERREKEEREKKEAEQILREEKERKEKEQKELEAKEKLEKEKKEKEERERKEKEDMEIQERLEREKMEREEKERKDLEEKERIEKEVRENEAKEKKERELKEKEEKEKIERELKLKEEREKAEEMAKKCVDKPGEIATQPGAKAEVEEQGGEEDMLEKPGTAAGAEVTKEISETRAAIESVVTVEDDFITVVQTIDEAEEAGHSVRFSAPPEAETCVAAQKDQEEEEEEEEEEESMELAQEAEMEAASLEEVADVPETSASLEKEAETIETEGQTESYDRDETTMDDSILDSSWVDTQDDDKSMATEQIESLSKGPSPVKKPGVVPSKPSQQKKQEKQEKPFKPKAKGGRPRGRISTPERKPVRKEPVCIPREEVKKKKAVIRKTELTKKMDTHIQSPSKRTLMKPAGRETRPTHHSCPRRRHTEARPDGRQPLSVARQSHDRASDGGSRSPDKKSLPRHTSILSRRGYHDQEESSTSITSSGSTAPRRPTSFRTEMRAEHRTGRAPSMTVAESMRSRSARSGHSTPRTPGSTAITPGTPPSYSSSSRTPGTPRSLSLISQERKAAVVRTPPKSPATTPKQLRIINQPLPDFKNIKSKIGSTENIKYQPKGGQNHILNRKVDFSHALSKCSSKENLKHSPRGGNVLIPSVKLDYSHVQSRCGSLDRRGYSAGGGNVQIQYKKIDLSHVTSKCGSLDNIHHRPGGGHVRIETVKLDFKDKAQAKVGSLDYSRHMPGGGHIPIETHRLAFRDQAKARGDQGAEISVQSPVVSGTVSPSRNRDSHLSSSGSLNMTESPQLATLAEDVTAALAKQGL